Proteins co-encoded in one Setaria viridis chromosome 9, Setaria_viridis_v4.0, whole genome shotgun sequence genomic window:
- the LOC140221503 gene encoding uncharacterized protein, with amino-acid sequence MEVFGKSVIAEPSNVIFLSAILNTEGSNPSHKCDKRCQNEHIFGNMYHCKLTGTTHICDKNCNQRILYDNHNSLCRVSGQLFPLSPLEQQAVRGIRRKHEVDSSEGCSFKRRRGAQLHPSPFERSYTAVSPIPSQVGDGMDLS; translated from the coding sequence ATGGAGGTATTTGGCAAATCTGTGATTGCTGAGCCCAGCAATGTGATTTTCTTGTCCGCCATTCTTAACACAGAAGGGTCAAACCCTAGTCACAAGTGTGACAAAAGGTGCCAGAATGAGCACATATTTGGGAACATGTACCATTGCAAACTGACTGGAACCACTCACATCTGCGACAAAAACTGTAACCAGAGGATCCTCTATGATAACCATAACTCGCTCTGCCGAGTGAGTGGGCAGTTGTTTCCGCTCTCTCCACTGGAGCAGCAGGCAGTGAGGGGTATCCGCAGGAAGCATGAAGTCGACAGCAGTGAAGGTTGCTCCTTTAAGCGCAGGCGTGGTGCACAGCTGCATCCCTCCCCTTTCGAGAGGTCCTACACTGCTGTGTCTCCAATCCCGAGCCAGGTTGGAGATGGCATGGACCTGAGCTAG